A stretch of Buteo buteo chromosome 9, bButBut1.hap1.1, whole genome shotgun sequence DNA encodes these proteins:
- the SCAF8 gene encoding SR-related and CTD-associated factor 8 isoform X4, which yields MDRFDFGEESEQNEEPKKETPTSQLPLVPESVNNSLFHQLAEQLQQQNLEHLRQQLLEQQQPQKASPEENQEGNFGSEHSASPSQGSSQQQFLEVETNVDDSMDIQQQDMDIDEGQDVAEEEIFEQEEKKSAVRSRSRTRSRSRSRSPRKRRSRSRSGSRKRKHRKRSRSRSRERKRKSSRSYSSERRAREREKERQKKGLPPIRSKTLSVCSTTLWVGQVDKKATQQDLTNLFEEFGQIESINMIPPRGCAYVCMVHRQDAYRALQKLSSGSYKIGSKIIKIAWALNKGVKTEYKQFWDVDLGVSYIPWEKVKLDDLEGFAEGGMIDQETVNTEWETARSSEAAKENIQTTQSAAVDKSTVITTQTEAYTQPVTMLQIPVAPAVPAVSLVPPAFPVTMSVPPPGYSAIPPPPFLRASFNPSQPPPGYMPPPVPPVVPPPVVPPPVVPPVVPTPLVQPPLPIAQETMKDVPFTSLVLPVGTVTSNLSTPTLSAGSVFNPLPINKPESDEKGSHLADLQISSSENSRSVQSDVSSSSGLVGGVQPPSVSSSSGITGEGQPPSVSSSSGLAGGVQPPSVSSSSGLVGVQPPTVSSSSGLAGGVQLPTVSSSSSLAGGVQPPSVSSSSGLMAGVQPPNVSSSSGLLAGVHPPSVSSSPGLLTGMQPPSVSSSSGVLVGVQPPSVSSNSGLLIMPPPNVSSSSGLMGVPPPNISSSSGLLAMQHPAGVQNMPHLNISSQRMPGMPLIDIRPGLMPHSPGPRFPLMQPGMPPQRSIPPPAILDPSLHPPPRGPFPPGDIFNQTERPFGTPGRQNIDSISNPEKRLPLGGDNIQQEGDRDYRFPPVENRDNLNRPSPADVRDSVGRPPVDPREGIGRPPVDGREHFARPHVDMRENFGRPGIDNLGRREHFGFNSDKHWGQRGDYDEREHHAFPIYGGPKGFHEDRERFRHVNYRFDSRSGPNWNRGFEQDAHRDFDDRRRPWERQRDRDDRDFNFCREINGNRFGRDRMSNNWIPPPHPRVFEYFDGATSQRKADNMPQVNGENTETESQPPTAQVQDDPELYEKLTSSVEINKEKSDTEADIESEPVVESTETEGT from the exons ATGGACAGGTTTGACTTTGGGGAAGAATCTGAACAAAATGAAGAGCCTAAAAAGGAAACTCCCACTTCCCAACT GCCTTTAGTACCAGAATCTGTGAACAACTCGCTTTTTCACCAATTAGCCGAACAGCTACAGCAACAAAATTTAGAACATCTCAGACAACAGCTTCTGGAGCAACAGCAGCCTCAAAAG GCAAGCCCTGAGGAGAATCAAGAAGGAAATTTTGGTTCAGAGCACTCTGCCTCACCATCACAAGGGAGTAGTCAGCAGCAATTTTTAGAAGTGGAAACAAATGTAGATGATTCAATGGATATTCAACAACAG GACATGGATATAGATGAAGGACAGGATGTTGCTGAAGAAGAGATTTttgaacaagaagaaaagaaatcagctgTTCGTTCAAGATCAAGGACTCGTTCAAGATCTCGTTCAAG GTCACCAAGGAAACGGAGGTCTAGATCACGATCTGGTTCTCGTAAGCGTAAACACAGAAAACGTTCACGCTCGAGatcaagagaaaggaagagaaagtcGTCTCGGTCATATTCCAGTGAAAGAAGGGctagggaaagggaaaaagaacgTCAGAAAAAGGGATTGCCTCCTATACGGTCAAAAACACTAAGTG TTTGCAGTACTACTCTTTGGGTAGGTCAAGTAGACAAGAAGGCTACACAGCAAGATTTAACTAACTTGTTTGAAGAATTTGGACAAATAGAGTCAATTAAT atGATTCCCCCAAGAGGTTGTGCTTATGTCTGTATGGTTCACAGACAAGATGCGTATCGTGCTCTTCAGAAACTTAGTTCTGGGTCCTATAAAATAGGATCTAAAATTATTAAG attgcCTGGGCTTTGAACAAAGGTGTGAAAACAGAATACAAGCAATTCTGGGATGTGGATCTGGGAGTTTCATATATTCCTTGGGAGAAAGTAAAATTGGATGATTTGGAGGGCTTTGCTGAAGGTGGCATGATTGATCAGGAAACAGTAAATACAG aatgggaAACAGCCAGAAGCTCAGAAGCtgctaaagaaaatattcaaactACACAGAGTGCTGCAGTTGATAAGAGTACAGTTATTACAACACAGACAGAAGCTTACACGCAACCAGTCACTATGCTGCAG ATTCCAGtagctccagctgtgcctgctGTTAGCTTGGTTCCACCTGCGTTTCCTGTCACAATGTCTGTCCCTCCTCCTGGTTATAGTGCAATTCCTCCTCCACCCTTCTTGCGAGCGAGTTTCAACCCTTCACAGCCACCTCCAG gTTATATGCCTCCCCCAGTTCCACCTGTGGTCCCCCCACCTGTTGTCCCGCCACCTGTTGTCCCACCAGTTGTTCCAACAC CTTTAGTCCAGCCTCCATTACCAATTGCACAAGAGACAATGAAGGATGTTCCTTTTACTAGCCTTGTTCTACCAGTTGGCACAGTTACTAGCAATCTATCTACTCCAACGTTATCTGCTGGAAGTGTTTTTAATCCTCTGCCAATCAACAAACCAGAATCAGATGAAAAGGGGTCACATCTTGCAGACCTTCAGATTTCTTCCAGTGAAAACAGTAGATCTG TGCAAAGTGATGTCTCAAGTAGCTCTGGACTCGTTGGAGGAGTGCAGCCACCCAGCGTCTCAAGCAGTTCTGGGATTACTGGAGAAGGGCAACCACCCAGCGTCTCAAGTAGCTCTGGACTTGCAGGAGGAGTACAGCCACCCAGTGTTTCAAGCAGCTCTGGACTTGTAGGAGTGCAACCACCAACTGTTTCAAGCAGTTCTGGCCTTGCAGGAGGAGTGCAGCTACCTACTGTCTCCAGTAGCTCTTCTCTTGCTGGTGGAGTTCAGCCACCCAGTGTCTCAAGTAGCTCTGGACTCATGGCTGGAGTGCAACCACCAAACGTCTCCAGTAGCTCAGGGCTTCTAGCTGGAGTGCATCCACCCAGCGTCTCAAGCAGCCCTGGCCTTCTGACAGGAATGCAGCCACCCAGTGTCTCAAGCAGCTCAGGAGTTCTGGTAGGAGTACAGCCACCAAGTGTTTCGAGCAACTCTGGGCTTCTCATAATGCCACCACCTAATGTTTCAAGTAGTTCTGGACTTATGGGAGTGCCACCACCAAATATTTCAAGTAGTTCTGGACTTCTGGCAATGCAGCATCCAGCTGGGGTTCAAAACATGCCTCATTTAAATATTAGTAGTCAAAGGATGCCGGGAATGCCTCTTATAGATATCCGTCCAGGCCTAATGCCCCATTCGCCTGGACCAAGGTTTCCATTAATGCAGCCAGGAATGCCACCGCAGCGTAGTATTCCTCCTCCAGCAATCCTTGATCCATCTCTTCACCCACCACCTCGAGGTCCTTTTCCTCCAGGAgatatttttaatcaaacagAAAGACCTTTTGGAACACCAGGAAGACAAAACATTGATAGCATTTCTAATCCAGAGAAAAGACTACCGCTTGGAGGTGATAACATTCAGCAGGAAGGAGACAGAGATTATCGCTTTCCTCCAGTGGAAAACAGAGATAATCTTAACAGACCATCTCCAGCGGATGTCAGAGATTCTGTTGGACGACCACCAGTTGATCCAAGAGAAGGCATAGGAAGGCCTCCAGTAGATGGAAGAGAACACTTTGCAAGACCACATGTAGACATGAGAGAAAATTTTGGAAGACCGGGTATAGATAACCTTGGTCGAAGAGAGCATTTTGGTTTCAATTCAGACAAGCACTGGGGACAGAGAGGAGATTATGATGAAAGAGAGCACCATGCCTTTCCTATTTATGGTGGCCCTAAAGGCTTCCATGAAGACAGAGAGAGGTTTCGGCATGTAAACTATAGGTTTGATAGTAGAAGTGGTCCCAATTGGAATAGAGGATTTGAACAAGATGCTCACAGAGATTTTGATGACCGCAGAAGACCCTGGGAAAGACAGAGGGATAGGGATGacagagattttaatttttgcagagaaattaaTGGGAACAGGTTTGGAAGAGACAGAATGTCAAACAACTGGATCCCCCCTCCACATCCACGGGTTTTTGAATATTTTGATGGGGCCACTTCCCAACGCAAAGCCGATAATATGCCCCAGGTAAACGGTGAAAATACAGAGACAGAAAGTCAGCCACCAACTGCACAGGTGCAGGATGATCCAGAACTTTATGAAAAACTGACATCTTCCGTCGAGATAAACAAAGAGAAGAGTGACACAGAAGCTGATATAGAAAGTGAACCAGTGGTAGAAAGCACAGAAACTGAGGGGACATAA